The region ATTCTTGTGTATAGTCTTAAGGCTCTATTGCTTTCTACCTTTTCAATATAGGTAGCTTCATCCTGTGTCACAATTACTAAATGGATCGCCTCATTTATTTGTTGAGCCAATTTCTCCATATATGGCAGTGCAATCTCGCGCAGTTCCAGCTGGTCGGATACCAGACTTCCCAATTCCAGCAGCTTTAACCCCAATCGATAACGGCTGTCATGTTCGGTTTCTTTTGTTTTATATAAAAAACGGCATGATTCCAGAGCAGATAACAAGCGGTATGCTGTTGGTTTTGGCATATTCGCCTGGTGAGAAATTTCTTTCAATGTCAGTTCCTGCTGGTCTTCAGTAAATAAATCGAGTAATTTTAATGCTTTGATGACGCTCTGATTCATGTAAAAAACTCCTTCGTTCGCTTAAAACGTTATGTACGATAGGATCATCCCTCTACCAAATGAGTAGAGGGATCGCAGTTAACTATTCACGTGTGTCTCTTCTGCTTGGCTGATTTCTTTAATGTTAACACCGCGTTTAGCCATTTCCTGAATGTAAGTTTGCCCATCAACAATTTGTTCCGGCGGATAAACACCCTTTTTGCTGATTGTACCATTTCCAATCATTTGCGCAACAACTGAGATCGTATTCGCGGTCGCCCTGGCCATGGCGGTAACATTTGTCGCACGATCTTTGTAAGTGGTCATTTCATATTGATAAGTAGCCGGCTTTCCATCTTTTTCACCGGAAACGATAATCCGTAATAACACGGCATCATCTTTATCTCCCAAGTCTACAATCGGATCAAGCACTTTTAATAATACTTGACGCGGATTAATTTTTTCTCCATTCACATCCACTTCATAATCCGCTCTGGTTAAATTCAAATCGACCAAAAGCTTAAATTTCTCCGCATGCCCTTTATAGCGAATCGTTTTGTATTCCAATGTTTTTAGTTCTGGATAGGAGATGGATAAAGTCGAAGTACCTCCAGATGTATGGAATGCCTCGAGCGGACCAAATTTTTCAAAATAAACTTCCTCTACTTCTGACAGTGATGGGATTTCCCGTTTGACACCATCACGAATAATCAGCGATGGATCCGTGTAATGGTCAAATACCCCTTCCATTGAAAAAACATGATTATATGCCAATGGAGGTTCCGGGCGTACCGGAATGCCGCCAACATATAACTTGATGGCCTCCAATTTGTCCAATTTGCTGGCTCCATAGCCGGATAAAATATTAATCATCCCGGGAGCTACGCCAAGATCCGGAATCAATGTTACACCGGCAGCTTTGGCTTCATCCTTCAGCGCCAATACTTTATCGGTAATGTGCCCAATATGTCCACCAAGATCAACAGAGTTTACACCAACTTTGATTGCCGTCCGGGCGATGATTTCGTTAAAGGAATAAAACAAGGCATTAATAATCACATCAAATTGCCGCATATAATCGGCCAATTCTTCCTCATCACTGGCATTGACCTGATAAGCAGTTATTTTTGGAGAGTCGAGCGAATCGCAAACCTGTTTCGCCCTGGCAAAATCGATGTCGGCCAAACCAACCGCATCCACACCTTCACTCGTTACTAAATCGCGAGCTGCTTCTTTTCCCATTAAACCAGATCCGAGTACACCTATTTTCATCCAATCACTCCTTATACAAAAATTTACGATGCGACGCCTGAGGAAAAAGGCCAGAGAACCTTCCCCGGCCTCCCTAATGATTTCTATTTATCTAGCAGTTACCAAAAACAACCTTGTAAACACATTGAAAATTAGTGTACCGCCTTACCTATCGAAGGATCGTGACGTGCCGCGTACAAAATCGATCAAGTCCGGTGCAAATTCGATCGAGTTAAGCGCAAAATCGATCGTGTCAGCAGCAAATTCGATCGAATGCGGCTCTAACTCGATCGAGTGCACCAGAAAGTCGATCGAATTGTTGGCGGTTGGTGCTTTTTTTACTGCAATTCGTTATCTTTTTAGTTATTATCAATCTGTGCACGTTGGAGTTTGCCACTGTAATCAACATAGACAGCCTTCCATTCGGTGAACACATCCAGTGCGGCTACACCGGAGTCGCGGTGGCCGTTGCCGGTTCCCTTTGTTCCGCCGAATGGCAGGTGAATTTCCGCCCCTGTTGTTCCGGCATTGACATAAACAATTCCGGTATCCAGATCACGCTGGGCTTTGAACACCTGATTCACGTCAGCAGTAAAGATCGAACTTGATAAACCATAGGCGACACCATTGTTGACCTCGACCGCTTCCTCGAAACTTTTAACCGGGATTAGCGATACAACCGGACCAAAAATCTCTTCCTGAGCAATCCGCATGTCTGCCGTACAGTCAGTAAACAAAGTTGGCGCGAAATAATTTCCGTTTTTTGGTACACCTTCTTGCTGCACATATCCCCCCGCAAGTAAATTAGCCCCTTCTTCCTTACCAACTTCAATATAATGTTTAATTTTTTCCAGTCCAGCTTGGTTAATGATTGGACCAACCTTATTCGATTCATCTAACCCGTCACCAATGGTTAGGTTCTCCATTTCCGCAAGCAGCCGTTCCTCCAGCCGTTCCTTGACCGCTTCATGGACAATCACCCGGCTGCAGGCAGTACAGCGCTGGCCACTAGTACCAAATGCACTCCATAAAATCCCTTCGACCGCCAAATCAAGATCTGCATCATCCATCACGATGACGGCATTTTTACCGCCCATTTCCATAGAGACTTTCTTCAATTGTTGCCCACATTTGCTGGCGATGTTCCTGCCTGTATCATTGGAGCCGGTGAATGAAATCACCTGAATATCGTCATGTTCGACCATGGCGTCACCAACCGTTGACCCGGTGCCGAATACGACGTTAAGCACTCCTTTTGGCAATCCCGCTTCTTCCAGGATTTTTGCCAGTTCAAAAGCCAGGATTGGAGTTTCCGTTGCTGGTTTCCAAACCACCGCATTTCCAGCAACAATCGCCGGGAAGGATTTCCACGTTGCAATTGCGATCGGGAAGTTCCATGGTGTAATAATCCCCACTACGCCTACAGGGGCACGTACGCTCATAGTAAATTTATCCTTTAATTCCGATGGTGTCGTCTGTCCGAACAAGCGGCGTCCTTCTCCAGCCATGTAAAAGGCCATATCGATACCTTCCTGGACTTCTCCGCGCGCTTCTTCGATGACTTTTCCATTTTCCATTGTCAGTAATTGCGCCAGTCGTTCCTTACGTTCTTTCAACAAACTACCGACCCGAAACAAAACCTCTGCCCGTTCTGGTGCCGGAACCAATGCCCATTTTTTCTGCGCTTTTTTGGCAGCTTTTGCCGCTTGATCGACCCGGGCTGCATTGGATAATGGTACATGAACAACCGTTTCCCCGTTTGCGGGATTGATGACGGGAGCAGTTTGTTCTTCTACCTCCAACCATTCTCCGTCAATAAAATTTTGTAAGCTCTTTACGTTTAATAAAGTTTCTGGCATGTATATGACCTCCTAAAAAGTTATCTATGACGTTATTAAATTGTTAATGATCCCGAAGCCCCTGAATCGTTGCGGAAACCGAAATTTGTTCTGGATCAGTAATAATCTCGATTACTGTTGGTTTGGTCTGCTTTACCGCTAATATCTCATCAAAAATGCGGGCAAATTCCTCAGCTGAACGTACACAATAACCGTTCGCCCCAACACTTTTAGCCAAATCAGCAAATGATACTTGCCCTAAATCCGTAGCCATAACCTTTTTCGG is a window of Lentibacillus daqui DNA encoding:
- a CDS encoding aldehyde dehydrogenase family protein; amino-acid sequence: MPETLLNVKSLQNFIDGEWLEVEEQTAPVINPANGETVVHVPLSNAARVDQAAKAAKKAQKKWALVPAPERAEVLFRVGSLLKERKERLAQLLTMENGKVIEEARGEVQEGIDMAFYMAGEGRRLFGQTTPSELKDKFTMSVRAPVGVVGIITPWNFPIAIATWKSFPAIVAGNAVVWKPATETPILAFELAKILEEAGLPKGVLNVVFGTGSTVGDAMVEHDDIQVISFTGSNDTGRNIASKCGQQLKKVSMEMGGKNAVIVMDDADLDLAVEGILWSAFGTSGQRCTACSRVIVHEAVKERLEERLLAEMENLTIGDGLDESNKVGPIINQAGLEKIKHYIEVGKEEGANLLAGGYVQQEGVPKNGNYFAPTLFTDCTADMRIAQEEIFGPVVSLIPVKSFEEAVEVNNGVAYGLSSSIFTADVNQVFKAQRDLDTGIVYVNAGTTGAEIHLPFGGTKGTGNGHRDSGVAALDVFTEWKAVYVDYSGKLQRAQIDNN
- a CDS encoding saccharopine dehydrogenase family protein, translated to MKIGVLGSGLMGKEAARDLVTSEGVDAVGLADIDFARAKQVCDSLDSPKITAYQVNASDEEELADYMRQFDVIINALFYSFNEIIARTAIKVGVNSVDLGGHIGHITDKVLALKDEAKAAGVTLIPDLGVAPGMINILSGYGASKLDKLEAIKLYVGGIPVRPEPPLAYNHVFSMEGVFDHYTDPSLIIRDGVKREIPSLSEVEEVYFEKFGPLEAFHTSGGTSTLSISYPELKTLEYKTIRYKGHAEKFKLLVDLNLTRADYEVDVNGEKINPRQVLLKVLDPIVDLGDKDDAVLLRIIVSGEKDGKPATYQYEMTTYKDRATNVTAMARATANTISVVAQMIGNGTISKKGVYPPEQIVDGQTYIQEMAKRGVNIKEISQAEETHVNS